The Microcystis panniformis FACHB-1757 region GGCGTTTCCATACCGCCATTCAGTTAGAGGAACAAGCGGCAAAGTTAGCCAATTTGAGTCCGATCGAGGGATTAACCCTGCGTTTACAGGGATTGATGGACGCAGTATTAAAAATGTTGGAGGGATATCTGCAAATGCAGCCCCATAGCGATCGCAATTTGCTCGAACGCGCCCAGGATATCGAGGATACGGTCTGGGATTGGATCTATCGTCGGGACGTGGACATCCAAACCCTCTCGGACGTGGAAAGGGGTTTGGCGGCTCTAGTCGCGTCGGAAGCGCATCAACATCTCTGGCACATGAGATGGGTGGAGAATTTTGTCGTCGTCACCGGTCATTATCTAGGGTTTGCTGAAAAAGTTTTTCCTGGGGGTAGGAGTCAGGAGTCAGGAGTCAGTAGCCGGTCGTCGGTCGTTTCAGGCTTTGTTGCCCTCTTTTTTTGTACCAGTTTTGTACTACGAGGAGAATAATGCAAGGTTTTTGAATGTCCCAATCCTATTTTCTTGCACTAACATCAGATTTTAACAGGTCAAAAGCCTTATTTTCAAAGGGTTTTACCATTATTCAGCAAGTCCTATCTACAAAATAAACCCACCGCTAGAAGGTTTGCAGAGACTTTATTGATGATTAATGCCCTGATTCACGAAATTACGGGCAAAGGCCAAGCTCGGCCGGCAATTGCACCACAAAAGGCGATAATTACCGTAGCAGAACCCCTCGATGTGACGGCACGCTGGCACAGCACCTATCAACGGGACGGGGCAGCCAAAAAACAAGCGGTGCGAGAATTAACTAGCACCTTAAAAAAATCTTTAGAATCGATGACAAACCCTTGACATTAGAAACTAAATATGATAAGAAGACTAGGAACTTTACCCACGATCGCCGTTATCAGCGTCATCGCGATCATTGTGTTGCTGAATGTCTTGGTGGCTTGGTTTCATTATAACGCTCTGGTAGTTCTCCCCCCCGAACATCGCCGGTTTCCACCAGTATGGATGTGGTTGATGATCATCCCGATTGTTCACACGGTTTTTATCTGGATTATCTCAGCTTTCAAGCTACCAGCATCCTAATCGCTCGGCTCTAGGAGAAAATGCACACCGGTTTGGTAGTTGTAATCAGCGTCTGGGATTAGCTTGGGCGATCGTGGCCACTACCCTATTTTTACCCGTAGTTGATATCCTCAGTTTTGTGGCCTATGTGGTTTTAATGATTATTTATTGGCAGAAACTCAACAAAATGCAGAAATATCTCCTACAGAAATAATCTTTCAGTCACTGGCCCGTAATTGCTAATTTTTGCTTTTACTCTCATCCCTTACTTTCCCGAATGAGCATTGCCAAATTAATTATCTCGATCGTCGCTCGACTTTTTCCGGGGGCAATTTTCTATCAACCGACAGGAGAGAAAATTATCGCTCTTACCATCGATGATGCACCCACCCCCAACGATCCCGAAGGAAAATCCACCGATCGCATTTTAGCAGCGATCGCGGCTCATAATCGAGAAAAGGCCAGTCCAGCAACCCCCGTCAAGGCGACTTTTTTTCTGATTACAGGACACCTGCAACCGAACTCCACCTTGATTGAGTGCCTAATCGCCCAAGGTCACGAAATCGCTAATCACGGCACCCAAGATTTCCGCACCAGTCAACTGGCTGCCGGTGCTTTTGCTAGTCAGTTTCGGGAAGCTAACGATATTTTAAGTCGTCTTACCGGTCAAGCACCGCGCTGGTATCGTCCCGGTCAAGCCTTCTATAATCAATCTATGCGCTCGTTTTTGCGGAAATTCCCCGGCTACGAGTCCCGATTTGCTCTCGCTTCCATGATTCCTTTAGATACCAGAAAAGGAACGAATCATCCTCAATTTACCACTTGGTATATCTCGCAATTTATTTTCCCCGGGGCGATTTTAGTGCTTCACGGTGGTTCCCCCGAAAGAGATGAGAATACGGCGATCGTGCTGAAGAATTTATTAGCGAAATTACACGATCGAGGTTATCAGGTGGTGACTCTCAGCCAATTAGTTGATCACAAACGTTAAGTAGGGTTTGCGGCAAAAAGTTTTTCCTGGGGGCAGGGTGTAGGGTGTAGGGTGTGGGGTGTAGGGTGTGGGGTGTGGGGTGTGGGGTGTGGGGAGTTTTCTCAGTGAACTGATAACTGATAACTGATAACTGATAACTGATAACTGACTTCTAACCCCACCAACAAACTTTTTCAGCAGACCCTAAATACACTAATATTGACATTCTCTAATCCGTACTACGAAAAGTATTGCCTAAAAAATACGGATGTTTATTGCCAGAGTGATTGCCCTTGTCTATAAATTGACATACTACTACTATGCTACTTAGTGAAGTGCGGAATGTGGGTCTTAACTAAGAAAAGGTGCGATATCGATGGGGAACCAATCTCCGTCTAATACTTGTTCGAGAGTTAATATAGACTCTAGGGGAATTGTATTTTTATCGACAATTCTCCCATCAATTAGGGTTTGTCTTGCGTCTGAATAGGCTTCCCCAAAGGAATTAAGGGCATGATTTTTCAGTGTTGGGGTTTTCATCTTTTTTTTCAGTTGCACTCGAAAAGCGGCTATCTCTCCTAGCCAATGACGCGCGTTTCGTTCTCTTTCCGTTGTCCAATAACTCAGTTTTAAAAGATGAATTAATAGTTGAGTTAATAAACTTTCTACGGCGTGGCGCTCGCTTCTCCCCATGCACTCTACTTCCTCGATCAGATTTTCCCAGTCCACTCTGTTAAACTCTTTTCGCTTTAAAAGTTCGGCGGTTTTTTCTGTCCAGAGAACAAAATCTTCCTCGTAGAGAACGGAGAGCGATAGCGGGGTTTGTGCGGTCATAATAGATTTCTGGCGTTGCTGATTTGTGATAGGAATCTTGTTGTGTGGGGTTTTTAAAACCTGGAGCCAAACTAACTTTTGGATAGGATGCACAGTTAGCATTCATAGCGTGAGTCAGCAACACCGCAGAAAAATTAATTCTGACTCAAAAATAAACTGGGCAATCCGATAAGATTATCTTGCTTAAAAAAGATCGAATTTTGTTGTCGCAATTTACCGATTAATCTTGTTACTGTTACTCTGGTAGTGCCGATGGCGCTGGCAATTTGAGCGTGAGTTAGGGGATAGGGGAGATAATAACCTTCCACACAGGGTTGACCGTATTCTTCCAATAATAGAACCAAGAACCCCATTAATCGATCGAGGGAGCGTTTTTGACCGAGAATACTCAACCAAAATAACTTACGCTGGTATTGATGGCGAAAAGTTTCCATAACAGCCGATCGCAATTGCGGCCATTTTTCTAGGTCTTCCCAGTATAACCAGACTAATTCGGTCTCGTCTAGATGAGCTTGGGCTTGTAATTGAAAGGGAAATTGAGAAACAATCTCAAAAGGTTGACCTGCACCCACAAAACCGAGAAATACTTCCTCACTATCGGCAATAGGTAGTTGACGGGGAAATTTTTGGTCGATAACGTTAACTTGTGCCTTACCAACAATACGAATCGCCCCAGATTCGACAAAGTATAACAGTCCGGGGCGCGTGGCTACTTTTTCATCTTTGGCAAAGGTATGGTTACGATAATGGGATTTTGCCCAGTTAAAGATTTCTGTTTCTTGACCGATTAAGGGTATAAAATCCGACGAAGGAACCGAAGAAGACATTAAAATTAATAACCCATTGGGGCGTTGAGGGAACTGTAAACTAATGTAACAAAAAATTTCTGCGATTGGGGGGGGGTCTTGTGGCCGCTAGATGCTTATTGGCAATAATCCCTAAAAGTTGCGGGGATTGAGCAGATAGGAGAATTATTAAGTATTCTTAACAGAATACCCGCCCCAATGTTACAAAAGCGAGATAATCACCCTATCTATTCTTAACTTTTTCTCGCTTTTCTGGGGACGATGGCATAAGATAGGATGCGTGACTATTAGTTTTCTATCTATGATATAGCGTTTCTCATAAAGATGAAGTATAAAGAAATTTGGCATTATCTCTTGGCGACCAGCTACTGTTAACCGTTCCCTGTTCCCTAAAACCAGATACTTCGTACCTCACTATTAAGATAACTGCTATAGATGATAGTTGATAGATAATTTAAATTTATACTTTTCCTTAAAAACTTCGGTCAAACTTGTATGAATAGCATTAGACAAAAAGTGGAATCCCTCTTGAATCAATTACCGGATGATTGTTCAATTGAAGATATTCAGTATCATTTATACGTTCTGGAGAAGGTGCGTCAAAGTTTGAGCGCGGCTTCTCTAGAGAATACAATCCCCCAAGAAGAAGTTGAGGGTCTTTTAAACAAATGGCTGATCGAGTGAATTATCGCCTTGTCTGGTCGCCCAAAGCAATTGAAGACGTGGATGCGATCGCATCTTATATTAGTCGAGATTCCCCGTCCTACGCGGCGGCCGTCGTGCGTCGAATTCTTGATATAAGCTATTCTTTAGAAAATTGTCCCCTAGAAGCGAAAAAATGCGCCGAATTTAGCGATGATACCATCCGAGAAAAGTCTGCCTATGCCTACCGTCTGATCTATCAAATTCAAGGGGCGGTAGTTATTATAGCGGCGATCGTCCATAGTAAGCATTTCTTGGATTGATCGAGTCAGTGGTCAGTTATCAGTGATCAGTGATCAGTTATCAGTTATCAGTTATCAGTGATCAGTGATCAGTTATCAGTGGTCAGATTTGAGTTTTCAGTTCACAAGGGCCGAATCTAAAACCCAATTTGTGGCTCTTCTGGTTTATGTGTGGAAACGAAGCCTATACTGATAGTTTCTTCGGCAAAATAGTCGTAAAAGTCCTTCTCAGTCAACATTTCACGATTCCATAAGCAAAAATTATCACACAAAGTCGAGAAGAGCCAATTTGTTAAGCTAAAAACTTTAATCTACTCAGTTTCTAACCTTCTTTTTAGGTAGGAGAATTGCCAGATTCTTTCTGGGAGCCTATTGCCTGTTGCCTCTTGCCTCTTGCCTTCAGTTCACTGATTACTGATTACTGTTTACTGGACGGCTACGCCGTGCCTTTGGCAACACTGAAAAGTCCCCCACCCCCAATTTTGAGCCTAATTCCCGCTTAATCCGGTTGAGAATCGAGGTTTCATCGAGGGAATCGAGAATACTGGCTACCACTGCCTTCGGGCCATCGGGTCCCCAGGTGGCCCCATTAGCGAGATAGGTTTTCGTCACTTGGCCGATCGCGTAACAGGATACACCGGCAACCCCCGCTTGAGTCAGGGCGATCGAAGTATAGGGAAGGATAGAAATGCCGCCAGTGGCAGGAATCGAGAGGCCGAGTAGTCCTTTTAGGGAACTTAAGCCCAAAACCGCTAAAAATTCGCTGGCACTAATACCCCCCATATTGAGGGCAATTTTTTGTAAAAGAGCGATCGCCCCCTGACGAGTTAAATCGATGCCGTATAAGCGAGAAAGAGCGAGAATCATGGCTAGATCGATAACTGCCCCCGTAAACAGATCCAACACCGTCACCGGATTCAGAGCGATCGCCGATGCTTTGATCATCACTGCTTTTTGAATCAATTGATTAGCGCCGCGATCACGGATAGCCATTTTGCGGGCGACAATTTGCTCGTTTACCTCGTCCGCATACAGCATAGAATTGAGTGCTACCAGCGATTTACCCTCTCGCTCTAGAATTTCCAAAATTTTGAGTTTCAGAGCTTCTATCTGGGGTTTTCCCCGAAATCGTTGCGTTTTTAGCCGTCCATCCTGCCCTTTAACCGTCTCCGCTAGGAGGGGAGAGGCCGCCACCATAACAATCTCATCGGGGGAGAGTAGTTCTTTCACCCGTTCTGAGGCGATTTTCTCATAGATAGCGAGGCGATCAACTTCCGGATACTGATCGATTTTATTAAAGACCAAAATCATCGGTTTTCCCGCTTCCCGCAACTTGGCCAGGGCGGAAAATTCCACTTTGGTCATATCACCAGAGATGATAAAAAGGATTAAATCCACCTGCTGCGCCACCTGACAGGCGAGAATTTCCCTCGTTTGCCCATCTACCTCATCAATACCGGGAGTATCAAGCAATTGCACCTGAGCATTACCCTGGCCGTTCAGGGTCAGACGCGCTAGATTAGGGAAAGTATCATCGCTGCTTAACTGCCAATTTACCCCTTTAATGGTGCGGGTAACTCCGTGTAGAGGACCGGTCGTAAAGATTTCTTGACCGACCAGAGCATTTAAAATCGAGGATTTTCCCCGGCCCACCAGGCCAAAAGCGGCAATTTGAATCAGGGATCGATCGAGTTTTTCTAGCAGGGCCACTAGGCGATCGATCTCCGCTTCTAGACCAATTTTCTCGATCGAGGTAAGATCCAGACGCTCAACAAGTTTGCTCAGAGAATTGCGTGCCTGATTATAGTTGAGTTCTTCTTGAATAGTGCCGACACCTCGAAGCGCTTGTTCTAGGTCTTCGGTATTCCAAGCTCGATCGAGGAACGGGTCAGAGGTCATTTCAGTTATCAGTTATCAGTTATCAGTTATCAGTGATTAAGTGGGTGGGTGTTAAAAATTGTCAGACACCCCCCTTATCAAGGGGGATTAAGGGGCGATTTATCTTCAATTATAACCAGCTACTTTATTAAGGATAATCAGGATGAGTGTCATCTACGACTTGGAACACATCACCACCTATCATTATCGTAAACCGGTAACTTTTGGGGAACATCGGGCGATTTTTTTGCCTAGTGCCGGTCACGGTGAAAGAATTATCAGTTATTCTGTAGAAGCGAATATTGCCGCCAAAACGCGCTGGACTATGGATACTCTATCTAACAATGTGGTAGAGCTTGAATTTGCTGAACCAGCGTCAGAATTAATCGTTACCTGTCGATTACGGGCGGAACATTTTGGCTTAAAAGCGATCGCTGATTTTCCCCTCGCTCAACGGGCGATCGAAATTCCTGTCCAATATACCCCGATGAATGGTTAGATCTAGTGGTGTTTATGCGTCCCCACGCTGAGGATGCCGACGGCAGCCTGGCAGCTTGGGCCAAAAGTTTTGTAGCGGGGGACCAAGATAATACCCTCGATGCCATGGCAAGAATGATGGCGGCTATCAAAGATAATTTTACTTACCAATCCCGGGAGAGTGAAGGAACTCAATCCCCCGGAGAAACCCTGCGGCTAAAGTCGGGAACTTGTCGCGATTATGCTTGGTTGATGATCGAAGCTTTGCGAAGATTGGGTTTAGCCTGTCGTTTTGTCAGTGGCTATCTCTACGATGCTGCCCTCGACGGTGGTGAAGTGGGAATGACCGGCTCTGGTGCTACCCATGCTTGGTTACAGGTTTATCTACCGGGGGCCGGTTGGCGTAATTATGATCCGACTAATCAAATTACCGCCGGCTTTGATTTAATTCGAGTGGCGATCGCTCGTCATCCCGGTCAAATCATACCTCTTTCCGGTTCTTGGTTTGGTGATGCTGATGACTATTTGTCTATGGATGTTAAAGTGACCATTCGCAAGCTGGGGACGCTGCCAGATTTTGATCCGAGGGAATAGGTTGAATTATCGGGTTTTTCCTTGACTGGTGATCGCAAAAAACGGGTTTCTCGAAGAAACCCGTTTTCTACTCATGCAATAAAGCGAAGATTGCCATTAGGTTCTAGCATTTTTATCGATTTTTGTCAAGATATATTTGACACAATTTATTAGAAAAATGGTTTCTAAAAGAAACCCTTTTTCTGTTTTTCAACTAATACTATTTGACCTAATAGGTAAGGAATAAGAGTAGGGCTAATTCATGAATTAGCCCTA contains the following coding sequences:
- a CDS encoding polysaccharide deacetylase family protein, translated to MSIAKLIISIVARLFPGAIFYQPTGEKIIALTIDDAPTPNDPEGKSTDRILAAIAAHNREKASPATPVKATFFLITGHLQPNSTLIECLIAQGHEIANHGTQDFRTSQLAAGAFASQFREANDILSRLTGQAPRWYRPGQAFYNQSMRSFLRKFPGYESRFALASMIPLDTRKGTNHPQFTTWYISQFIFPGAILVLHGGSPERDENTAIVLKNLLAKLHDRGYQVVTLSQLVDHKR
- a CDS encoding DUF29 domain-containing protein, whose protein sequence is MTAQTPLSLSVLYEEDFVLWTEKTAELLKRKEFNRVDWENLIEEVECMGRSERHAVESLLTQLLIHLLKLSYWTTERERNARHWLGEIAAFRVQLKKKMKTPTLKNHALNSFGEAYSDARQTLIDGRIVDKNTIPLESILTLEQVLDGDWFPIDIAPFLS
- a CDS encoding Crp/Fnr family transcriptional regulator, giving the protein MSSSVPSSDFIPLIGQETEIFNWAKSHYRNHTFAKDEKVATRPGLLYFVESGAIRIVGKAQVNVIDQKFPRQLPIADSEEVFLGFVGAGQPFEIVSQFPFQLQAQAHLDETELVWLYWEDLEKWPQLRSAVMETFRHQYQRKLFWLSILGQKRSLDRLMGFLVLLLEEYGQPCVEGYYLPYPLTHAQIASAIGTTRVTVTRLIGKLRQQNSIFFKQDNLIGLPSLFLSQN
- a CDS encoding type II toxin-antitoxin system RelE/ParE family toxin encodes the protein MADRVNYRLVWSPKAIEDVDAIASYISRDSPSYAAAVVRRILDISYSLENCPLEAKKCAEFSDDTIREKSAYAYRLIYQIQGAVVIIAAIVHSKHFLD
- a CDS encoding GTP-binding protein, encoding MTSDPFLDRAWNTEDLEQALRGVGTIQEELNYNQARNSLSKLVERLDLTSIEKIGLEAEIDRLVALLEKLDRSLIQIAAFGLVGRGKSSILNALVGQEIFTTGPLHGVTRTIKGVNWQLSSDDTFPNLARLTLNGQGNAQVQLLDTPGIDEVDGQTREILACQVAQQVDLILFIISGDMTKVEFSALAKLREAGKPMILVFNKIDQYPEVDRLAIYEKIASERVKELLSPDEIVMVAASPLLAETVKGQDGRLKTQRFRGKPQIEALKLKILEILEREGKSLVALNSMLYADEVNEQIVARKMAIRDRGANQLIQKAVMIKASAIALNPVTVLDLFTGAVIDLAMILALSRLYGIDLTRQGAIALLQKIALNMGGISASEFLAVLGLSSLKGLLGLSIPATGGISILPYTSIALTQAGVAGVSCYAIGQVTKTYLANGATWGPDGPKAVVASILDSLDETSILNRIKRELGSKLGVGDFSVLPKARRSRPVNSNQ